From the Pseudomonadota bacterium genome, one window contains:
- a CDS encoding diguanylate cyclase has product MVTNSDVTNAARFTAGLPGVLDFVGADLAAHYPGALILINPHGHAEAINKQAEELSEELNGAQQKYLIALITRAAEAQATQTDFLVIGDSRASVTIELTVIPLLEVDSFLLLGKDITLEKNLRGALVESRRRYKELIECSSDFVWETDGHGRFVFVTALGALGYSANMLVGRSARSMVDRRKPVPEPFPFESRQPADRAEVWMRDSSGEPACLLVSSVPMTSEGRFHVGARGVCRDVTEARKRDDALAKIRLREAMFATMVRTIRDEVDPDRMLNTAARVLAEGFAAAACMIFRVDAKRHIRESASFGTAPEGPVKELMREVENGVSDLEFTLGSDEVRALTCPTRYQGRRNGVIFISRSDRRRWAPDERALLADVAERIGIAIQQIDAKDELLLLSRIDGLTDLFNRRAFVLAVEQSMAAHARSGDRAALFYVDLNNFKGVNDHYGHHQGDAALKMAAKIMTSSAERDDVVARIGGDEFALWLNACDEAGALERAASLAQSAKCLADFSENLPAPLGVSIGIAVFDPASNEAVDDLLVRADHAMYMAKRDPGREFSLALAAETVPPHAAQQLNAEQNDDAIR; this is encoded by the coding sequence ATGGTGACAAATAGTGACGTCACAAACGCCGCGCGCTTCACCGCCGGTCTGCCAGGCGTGCTCGATTTCGTCGGCGCAGATCTCGCGGCGCATTATCCAGGTGCGTTGATCCTGATAAATCCGCACGGCCACGCTGAGGCAATTAACAAGCAGGCCGAGGAGCTGTCCGAGGAGCTGAACGGCGCCCAGCAAAAATATCTCATCGCCTTGATCACGCGCGCGGCCGAGGCTCAGGCGACGCAAACCGATTTTCTCGTCATCGGCGATTCCAGAGCCAGTGTCACCATTGAGTTGACCGTCATTCCCTTGTTGGAGGTCGATAGCTTTCTACTATTAGGCAAGGACATCACACTCGAGAAAAATCTTCGTGGCGCCTTGGTCGAATCGCGTAGGCGCTACAAAGAGTTGATAGAGTGCTCTAGCGATTTCGTCTGGGAAACTGATGGCCATGGCCGATTCGTTTTCGTTACCGCGTTGGGCGCGCTAGGATATTCGGCCAATATGTTGGTCGGGCGGAGCGCCCGCTCGATGGTTGATCGGCGCAAACCCGTGCCGGAGCCGTTTCCGTTTGAATCGCGCCAGCCGGCCGACCGGGCGGAAGTTTGGATGCGCGATTCTTCCGGCGAGCCGGCATGTCTTCTGGTTTCTTCCGTTCCCATGACGTCCGAGGGTCGATTCCATGTGGGCGCACGTGGCGTGTGCCGAGATGTTACTGAGGCGCGCAAGCGGGACGATGCGCTGGCGAAGATACGCCTGCGCGAGGCGATGTTTGCGACAATGGTGCGCACCATCCGCGATGAGGTCGACCCCGATCGGATGCTGAATACTGCAGCGCGCGTGCTGGCCGAGGGCTTCGCCGCAGCGGCCTGCATGATCTTTCGCGTTGACGCCAAGCGTCACATTCGTGAATCCGCCAGCTTCGGAACCGCGCCGGAAGGGCCAGTAAAAGAACTCATGCGCGAGGTCGAAAACGGCGTTTCCGATCTCGAATTTACGCTCGGGTCGGATGAGGTCAGGGCATTGACCTGCCCGACGCGCTATCAGGGACGGCGCAACGGCGTGATTTTTATTTCGCGCTCTGACCGCCGCCGCTGGGCACCGGATGAACGCGCGCTCCTGGCCGACGTGGCGGAGCGCATCGGCATAGCCATTCAGCAGATCGATGCCAAGGACGAGCTGCTCCTGCTGTCGCGCATCGACGGCCTCACCGACCTCTTTAACCGGCGGGCCTTCGTGCTGGCCGTTGAACAAAGCATGGCCGCGCACGCAAGATCCGGTGATCGCGCGGCGCTCTTTTACGTAGATCTCAATAACTTCAAGGGCGTCAACGATCACTACGGCCATCACCAAGGCGATGCAGCGCTAAAAATGGCGGCGAAGATCATGACCTCCAGTGCTGAGCGCGATGACGTGGTGGCGCGCATCGGCGGCGACGAATTTGCTCTGTGGTTGAATGCCTGTGACGAAGCGGGAGCACTGGAGCGTGCCGCAAGTTTGGCGCAATCGGCAAAATGCCTGGCCGATTTTTCAGAAAACCTGCCGGCGCCGCTTGGAGTTTCGATTGGCATCGCTGTGTTCGACCCGGCCTCGAATGAAGCGGTCGATGACCTGTTGGTGCGCGCCGATCACGCAATGTACATGGCCAAGCGTGATCCAGGTCGGGAATTTTCCCTGGCGCTTGCGGCCGAAACGGTGCCGCCTCACGCGGCGCAACAGTTGAATGCGGAGCAGAACGATGACGCAATTCGGTGA
- a CDS encoding DUF2336 domain-containing protein, with translation MTQFGEPAAGADELAPESSKSGIDPRMEYREARRAAASEDRAVRLDLAKRTDLQPEVLYYLAEDEEAGVRQAVAENQSTPRQADAMLVDDVDDDVRISLARKISRLAPGLNTEAQSWLHELTLKILDDLSRDELPRVRRIIAEEIRHLDNLPHELIRRLAEDAELTVCAPILEYSSLLSDDDLLEIMALDPVKGALSAISARENLGFRPSDAISHSDDNDAVARLLANPSAQIREETLDHIVARAPEQRSWHDPLVRRDDLSHRAIKHISRFVTSSLLSVLAQRYDLEDDTTIEIAEAVDERQSANGLNEDGLPAHRAADLYEKGMLNDDSVLAAIGRGDRQFLNEALALKTGFSPETVGQVLSSQSPRILVALCWKAGLSMRTAFQAQLKIALIPSGELISAKDGLHYPFGGAEMREILRFISD, from the coding sequence ATGACGCAATTCGGTGAACCTGCGGCTGGCGCCGACGAGTTGGCGCCGGAGTCCTCTAAGTCCGGTATCGATCCGCGTATGGAATATCGCGAGGCGAGGCGTGCCGCCGCTTCCGAAGATCGCGCGGTGCGGCTTGATCTCGCCAAGCGCACCGACCTGCAACCCGAGGTGCTTTACTATCTGGCCGAAGATGAGGAAGCAGGCGTGCGCCAGGCGGTGGCCGAGAACCAGTCGACGCCGCGCCAGGCTGACGCCATGCTGGTCGACGATGTCGATGACGATGTGCGGATATCCCTAGCCCGTAAGATTTCACGTCTCGCCCCCGGTTTGAACACCGAAGCGCAAAGCTGGTTGCACGAGTTGACGCTGAAAATCCTTGACGACCTGTCGCGCGATGAACTGCCGCGCGTGCGCCGCATTATCGCCGAGGAAATCCGCCATCTCGATAATCTGCCGCATGAACTAATCCGGCGGCTGGCCGAGGATGCCGAGCTCACCGTTTGCGCGCCGATCTTGGAGTACTCATCCCTTCTCAGCGATGACGATTTACTGGAAATCATGGCGCTTGATCCGGTAAAGGGAGCGTTGTCGGCAATTTCGGCGCGTGAAAATTTGGGCTTCCGACCGTCTGACGCAATCTCGCACAGCGACGACAATGACGCTGTTGCCCGTCTCCTCGCCAACCCGAGCGCGCAAATCCGCGAGGAAACCCTCGATCACATCGTTGCCCGCGCCCCCGAGCAACGGAGCTGGCACGATCCGCTGGTCCGCCGCGACGATTTATCGCATCGTGCGATCAAGCATATCTCGCGTTTCGTCACGTCATCTTTGTTGTCGGTGCTTGCGCAGCGCTATGACCTTGAAGACGACACCACCATAGAAATCGCTGAGGCGGTCGACGAAAGACAGAGCGCAAACGGCTTGAACGAAGACGGGTTGCCGGCGCATCGCGCTGCTGATCTATACGAGAAAGGCATGCTCAACGATGACTCGGTGCTGGCTGCCATCGGGCGCGGCGATCGGCAGTTTCTCAACGAGGCGCTGGCGCTGAAAACCGGTTTTTCGCCTGAGACAGTGGGCCAAGTCCTGTCCTCCCAGAGTCCGAGAATTCTTGTTGCGCTGTGCTGGAAAGCCGGGCTGTCGATGCGGACTGCGTTTCAGGCGCAATTGAAGATCGCTCTCATTCCCTCTGGCGAACTCATCAGCGCCAAAGACGGACTGCATTATCCCTTTGGCGGCGCAGAAATGCGCGAAATCCTACGATTTATATCGGACTGA
- the parC gene encoding DNA topoisomerase IV subunit A, which yields MSAPITGQNILPVSFSDALGERYLAYALSTITSRSLPDVRDGLKPVQRRLLFAMQQLKLDPASGYKKCARVVGDVIGKYHPHGDVAVYDAMVRLAQSFAVRWPLVEGHGNFGNIDGDNAAAMRYTEARLTEVAVALLEGLGEDAVDFRDTYDGEEQEPVVLPAAFPNLLANGANGIAVGLATSIPPHNAGELCAALEVLLGNSRCGIDELIACVPAPDFPTGGVLVEHPAAIAEAYATGRGSFRVRARWQVENIGHGQYQIIVTEIPYQVQKARLVEKIAELLQARKLALLADVRDESADDMRLVLEPRSRSVDPAMLMETMFRQTELESRISLNMNVLDANGVPGVMNLKQVLRAFLDHRLDVLLRRTANRLKNIAHRLEVLGGYLVAYLNLDEVIRIIREEDEPRPKLMKRFKITEVQAEAILNMRLRALRKLEETEIRSQFEALRKEQEGLKKLQASKDRQRTVLSKEIEVMKRRFGAETELGRRRTEIGVPPEPMEMPSDALVEREPITVFCSAKGWIRAARGHLDEAAPVKYKEGDRERFRFHAETTDKLVMFATNGRFYTMSCDKLPGSRGLGEPVRLMIELANDQDVVTLFVHRPGRRLLVVSSDGRGFVVEEDGVLAEKRTGKQVLNTAAEAEACICVPAEGDSVAVVGDNRRMLLFPAAEVPILARGRGVILQRFRDGGLSDAKMFNKADGLSWKTGAGVRNEGAAAEWHGKRSQAGRVAPRGFPKGNKFG from the coding sequence ATGAGCGCGCCCATCACCGGCCAAAATATACTCCCCGTCTCGTTTTCCGATGCGTTGGGAGAGCGCTATCTGGCGTATGCGCTGTCGACTATCACCTCGCGCTCACTACCGGATGTGCGCGATGGTTTGAAGCCGGTTCAGCGCCGCCTGTTGTTCGCCATGCAGCAACTGAAGCTCGACCCGGCTTCTGGCTATAAAAAATGTGCACGAGTGGTCGGCGACGTAATTGGCAAATATCACCCACATGGCGATGTTGCCGTCTATGACGCCATGGTCCGCCTGGCGCAGAGTTTTGCGGTGCGCTGGCCGTTGGTCGAGGGGCACGGCAATTTCGGGAATATCGACGGCGATAATGCCGCCGCCATGCGCTACACCGAAGCGCGCCTGACGGAAGTTGCCGTCGCCCTGTTGGAAGGACTCGGCGAGGACGCGGTCGACTTCCGCGATACGTATGACGGCGAAGAGCAGGAACCAGTCGTCCTGCCGGCTGCGTTCCCCAATCTTTTAGCGAACGGCGCCAATGGCATCGCCGTCGGCCTCGCCACGAGCATCCCGCCGCACAATGCGGGCGAACTCTGCGCCGCGCTGGAGGTTCTGCTCGGCAACTCACGATGCGGCATCGACGAACTCATCGCCTGCGTGCCGGCCCCGGATTTTCCCACTGGCGGTGTTTTAGTAGAGCATCCGGCGGCGATCGCTGAAGCCTATGCGACGGGACGCGGCAGCTTCCGGGTGCGCGCCCGCTGGCAAGTGGAGAACATCGGGCACGGGCAATACCAGATCATCGTCACCGAGATCCCCTATCAGGTGCAGAAGGCACGTCTCGTCGAAAAGATTGCCGAATTGCTGCAGGCACGGAAGCTGGCCTTGCTAGCAGATGTGCGCGACGAATCAGCGGATGATATGCGTTTGGTTTTGGAACCGCGCAGCCGCTCCGTCGACCCTGCCATGCTGATGGAGACGATGTTTCGACAGACCGAGTTGGAATCGCGTATCTCCTTGAACATGAACGTGCTCGATGCCAACGGCGTGCCCGGGGTGATGAATCTGAAGCAGGTCCTGCGCGCGTTTCTCGATCACCGCCTCGACGTTCTGCTGCGGCGCACCGCGAATCGCTTGAAAAATATTGCCCATCGCCTCGAAGTGCTGGGCGGATATCTCGTCGCTTATCTCAATCTCGACGAGGTGATTCGCATCATTCGCGAGGAAGACGAGCCGCGGCCAAAATTGATGAAGCGGTTCAAGATTACTGAGGTGCAGGCGGAAGCAATCCTCAACATGCGCCTGCGCGCCCTGCGCAAGCTCGAGGAAACGGAAATCCGCAGCCAGTTCGAGGCGCTGAGAAAAGAGCAGGAGGGATTGAAAAAACTCCAAGCCAGCAAGGACCGCCAGCGCACGGTGCTCAGCAAGGAGATTGAAGTGATGAAGCGGCGCTTTGGCGCTGAGACCGAACTCGGCCGCCGGCGGACCGAAATTGGTGTGCCACCCGAGCCGATGGAGATGCCGAGCGACGCATTGGTGGAGCGTGAGCCGATTACCGTATTCTGCTCAGCCAAGGGCTGGATTCGCGCCGCACGCGGCCATCTCGATGAAGCCGCGCCGGTCAAATACAAGGAAGGCGACCGCGAACGCTTCCGCTTTCATGCCGAGACCACCGATAAACTTGTCATGTTCGCGACCAATGGCCGCTTTTACACCATGTCTTGTGACAAGCTGCCGGGGAGCCGCGGCCTTGGTGAGCCTGTGCGCCTGATGATCGAGCTAGCTAACGACCAGGACGTGGTTACGTTGTTTGTGCATCGGCCGGGCCGGCGCCTGCTCGTCGTGTCCAGCGATGGACGCGGCTTTGTGGTCGAGGAAGACGGCGTGCTAGCCGAAAAACGCACCGGCAAACAGGTGCTCAACACGGCCGCCGAGGCTGAAGCCTGTATCTGCGTTCCTGCCGAAGGCGATAGCGTGGCGGTAGTCGGCGACAATCGCCGTATGCTTCTGTTCCCGGCGGCGGAGGTGCCAATTTTGGCGCGTGGCCGGGGCGTGATCCTGCAGCGCTTCCGCGACGGCGGTTTGAGCGATGCTAAAATGTTCAACAAGGCGGACGGTTTGAGCTGGAAAACCGGCGCGGGTGTGCGCAATGAAGGCGCGGCAGCGGAATGGCACGGTAAGCGCAGCCAGGCCGGCCGCGTAGCGCCGCGAGGCTTTCCCAAAGGCAATAAATTCGGCTAG
- the bioB gene encoding biotin synthase BioB, which translates to MRAEESRSQTEPTDANVVRHDWSAEDVRALYDLPFSDLIYRAQTLHRGNFAANQVQMSTLLSIKTGGCPEDCAYCPQSARYEAGVQAERLMQVDAVLAEARQAKAAGATRYCMGAAWRSPKDRDLESVCRMVEGVRELGMETCVTLGMLSAGQAERLAEAGLDYYNHNLDTSAEFYGEIITTRNYQDRLDTLGHVRSAGINVCCGGIVGMGEGRVDRAELLRTLANLPQHPESVPINNLVQVEGTPLHGAEPLDALEFVRVIAVARILMPRSMVRLSAGREQMSDETQALCFIAGANSIFLGDKLLTTANPLPDTDTALFDKLGVEAMPV; encoded by the coding sequence ATGCGCGCTGAAGAATCACGAAGCCAAACCGAGCCGACCGACGCCAACGTTGTTCGCCATGACTGGAGCGCGGAAGACGTACGCGCTCTCTACGATTTGCCCTTCAGTGATTTGATCTATCGAGCGCAAACCCTGCACCGAGGAAATTTTGCTGCCAACCAAGTGCAGATGTCTACCCTGTTGAGCATCAAGACTGGCGGCTGCCCCGAGGATTGCGCCTATTGTCCGCAAAGCGCCCGCTATGAAGCGGGGGTTCAAGCAGAACGCCTCATGCAGGTCGACGCGGTGTTGGCGGAGGCACGCCAGGCCAAAGCAGCAGGTGCAACGCGGTATTGCATGGGCGCGGCATGGCGGAGCCCGAAGGACCGCGATCTTGAATCCGTTTGCCGCATGGTCGAGGGTGTGCGCGAGCTCGGCATGGAGACCTGTGTAACGCTTGGCATGTTGAGCGCTGGCCAGGCCGAGCGCCTGGCCGAGGCCGGACTCGATTACTACAACCACAACCTCGATACCTCAGCCGAGTTTTATGGTGAAATCATCACCACGCGGAATTATCAGGATCGGCTGGATACGCTGGGCCATGTCCGGAGTGCCGGCATCAATGTGTGCTGCGGCGGCATCGTCGGTATGGGAGAGGGGCGCGTGGATCGCGCCGAGTTGCTGCGCACATTGGCCAATTTACCGCAGCATCCGGAAAGCGTGCCGATCAATAATCTCGTCCAGGTCGAGGGCACGCCGCTGCACGGCGCCGAGCCCCTCGATGCGCTCGAATTCGTCCGCGTCATCGCCGTTGCCCGCATCCTGATGCCGCGCTCCATGGTCCGGCTGTCGGCCGGCCGGGAGCAGATGAGCGATGAAACCCAAGCGCTATGCTTTATTGCCGGCGCCAATTCGATTTTTCTTGGGGACAAGCTGCTTACCACAGCCAATCCCTTGCCAGATACCGACACGGCCCTGTTCGATAAACTCGGGGTTGAGGCGATGCCGGTTTAG
- a CDS encoding TRAP transporter large permease subunit — protein MAISEILVLLMFVATFGCLLAGFPVAFTLSGVALLFGLFTYAFGGFDISFVRAMPQRVFGNAVWNEVLLAVPLFIFMGVMLERSKVAEELLESMGRLFGRLRGGLGISVLVVGALLAASTGIVGATVVTMGLLSLPTMLRRGYDPKLASGMICASGTLGQIIPPSIVLVILGEQISNAYVDAQRAIGNWSPDPVSVGDLFAGALIPGLLLVGMYMLYQIIIAWLRPNSSPAMDPSEFKEEHGLELWRRISHALIPPFVLIIAVLGSILAGVATPTEAAAVGAVGALLLAGLRLDERRPLPIYAAGLSLVGLLVLASQFDLRIARDEIGTADQAAIYAAFVLCAFLAWGVIASVVRTYRSGVLQEVGRSTMQISALVFVILIGAAMFSLVFRGLGGDDMVHAFLSDIPGGVIGAMLVVMLAMFLLGFFLDFIEITFVVVPIIAPVLLQMDIDPIWLGVMMAVNLQTSFLTPPFGFALFYLRGVAPPEITTGQIYRGVIPFVVIQLIALAVIGLVPGLVTWLPKMVYG, from the coding sequence ATGGCGATCAGCGAAATCCTCGTCCTGTTGATGTTCGTCGCCACGTTTGGCTGCTTGCTCGCGGGTTTTCCCGTCGCCTTCACGCTGTCGGGCGTGGCGCTCCTCTTTGGGCTGTTCACCTATGCTTTCGGCGGCTTCGACATCTCCTTCGTGCGCGCCATGCCGCAGCGGGTTTTCGGCAATGCGGTATGGAATGAAGTGCTGCTAGCGGTGCCGCTGTTCATTTTTATGGGAGTGATGCTGGAGCGTTCCAAAGTAGCGGAGGAATTGCTCGAATCGATGGGCCGCCTGTTCGGCCGTCTGCGCGGCGGGCTCGGCATTTCGGTGCTCGTGGTGGGCGCGCTGCTTGCCGCCTCGACCGGGATCGTCGGCGCCACAGTGGTGACCATGGGCCTGTTGTCGCTGCCCACCATGCTGCGCCGGGGGTATGACCCAAAATTGGCGAGCGGCATGATTTGTGCCTCCGGTACGCTCGGCCAAATCATCCCGCCATCTATCGTTTTGGTCATATTAGGTGAGCAAATCTCCAACGCCTATGTCGACGCCCAACGCGCAATCGGAAACTGGTCGCCCGACCCAGTTTCGGTGGGCGATCTGTTCGCCGGCGCGCTCATACCCGGTCTGTTACTGGTCGGCATGTACATGCTGTATCAGATTATAATCGCCTGGTTGCGGCCCAATTCCTCGCCGGCGATGGATCCGTCCGAGTTCAAGGAGGAACATGGATTGGAACTGTGGCGCCGTATCAGCCATGCGTTGATACCTCCCTTCGTGCTCATCATTGCGGTTCTGGGTTCGATCCTGGCCGGCGTCGCGACGCCCACCGAAGCGGCGGCAGTCGGCGCTGTCGGCGCCTTGCTCCTGGCCGGCCTGCGGCTGGACGAGCGACGCCCGCTCCCGATTTACGCCGCCGGCTTATCTTTGGTCGGGCTGCTGGTGCTGGCGAGCCAGTTTGACCTGCGCATCGCGCGCGACGAAATCGGCACCGCCGATCAGGCCGCCATCTACGCGGCGTTCGTGCTGTGCGCTTTTTTGGCTTGGGGGGTCATCGCCAGCGTGGTGCGCACTTACCGCAGCGGCGTGCTGCAGGAGGTCGGCCGCTCCACCATGCAAATCAGCGCATTGGTGTTTGTCATTTTGATCGGTGCGGCGATGTTCTCTTTGGTATTCCGGGGCCTCGGCGGCGACGACATGGTGCACGCGTTCCTATCCGACATCCCGGGCGGCGTGATCGGCGCCATGCTCGTGGTCATGCTGGCGATGTTCCTACTCGGCTTCTTTCTCGACTTTATCGAGATCACCTTTGTGGTGGTACCGATCATCGCCCCGGTGCTGCTGCAAATGGACATCGATCCGATCTGGCTTGGCGTCATGATGGCCGTCAACCTGCAGACCTCGTTCCTCACCCCGCCGTTCGGCTTCGCGCTCTTTTACCTGCGCGGCGTGGCGCCGCCGGAAATAACCACCGGGCAAATCTATCGCGGCGTCATACCGTTCGTCGTGATCCAGCTAATTGCGCTCGCCGTCATCGGCTTGGTCCCAGGCTTGGTCACCTGGCTGCCGAAGATGGTGTATGGTTAA
- a CDS encoding TRAP transporter small permease subunit: MKTLGAVARAIDIANEQIGRAAAWLALAMVLLQFTVVLLRYVFGIGSIFMQEGVIYLHAALFLVGAGYTLLHGGHVRVDIFYRDARPRRKALVDLLGTLLFLLPVCVVIGWASVPYVAQSWVNLEGSRETSGIPAVFVLKSFILLFVVLIALQGVSMLLHSILILTGAGEPEPEKPGAE; this comes from the coding sequence GTGAAGACATTAGGTGCGGTAGCGCGCGCCATCGACATCGCAAACGAACAGATCGGGCGCGCTGCGGCGTGGCTCGCGCTGGCCATGGTGCTGCTCCAATTTACGGTTGTTCTGCTGCGCTATGTGTTCGGCATCGGCTCAATCTTCATGCAGGAAGGCGTGATCTATTTACACGCCGCGCTATTTCTGGTCGGCGCTGGATACACGCTCCTCCACGGCGGCCATGTGCGCGTCGACATCTTCTACCGGGACGCGCGACCACGGCGCAAAGCGCTGGTTGATCTGTTGGGTACGCTGCTGTTCCTGCTGCCAGTGTGCGTGGTGATCGGCTGGGCGAGCGTCCCCTATGTGGCGCAATCTTGGGTCAATTTGGAGGGCTCGCGGGAGACCAGCGGTATCCCCGCCGTGTTCGTGCTGAAATCGTTTATCCTGCTATTCGTCGTACTGATTGCGCTGCAAGGCGTTTCGATGTTGCTCCATTCCATACTAATCCTCACCGGCGCCGGGGAGCCCGAGCCTGAAAAGCCGGGGGCGGAGTAA
- a CDS encoding TRAP transporter substrate-binding protein, which yields MKRRSFLKGAAVAGAGVAAVAASSLAAPAIAQGKRELKMVTTWPKNFPGLGTAAENLAARIGAASDGALTVKVYAAGELVPPFESFDAVSQGTADMYHGADYYFQGKSKAYNFFTSVPFGLTASEMNAWIYHSGGQQLWDELGSGFNIKPLMAGNTGVQWGGWFNKELNGLDDFKGLKMRMPGLGGEVLRRLGAAAVSLPGGEIFPALQAGTIDATEWVGPWNDLAFGFYKVTKYYYWPGFHEPGSALSLGINKDVWESLTPGQRILIESCAAAVNDMVLAEFNAKNSDALATLVNEHNVQVRRIPNDILNAIGEKSGEVVAEAASEDPMTMKVYQSFINFRKKAIAYSKLSDQAYWEARQLPFKYG from the coding sequence ATTAAGCGTCGTTCATTTCTGAAAGGCGCGGCCGTTGCCGGCGCCGGCGTTGCCGCGGTTGCGGCTTCCAGTCTGGCCGCTCCCGCCATCGCGCAGGGCAAGCGAGAACTGAAAATGGTCACGACCTGGCCCAAGAATTTTCCCGGTCTCGGCACCGCCGCGGAGAATTTGGCGGCACGCATCGGCGCCGCCAGCGACGGCGCCCTCACGGTCAAGGTCTACGCTGCTGGCGAGCTCGTGCCGCCCTTCGAATCTTTCGATGCCGTGAGCCAAGGCACCGCCGACATGTATCACGGGGCGGACTATTATTTTCAGGGCAAGTCCAAGGCCTACAACTTCTTCACCTCCGTGCCGTTCGGCCTTACAGCATCCGAAATGAACGCCTGGATCTACCACTCCGGCGGTCAGCAACTGTGGGATGAGCTCGGCAGCGGCTTCAACATCAAGCCGCTCATGGCGGGCAACACTGGTGTCCAGTGGGGCGGCTGGTTCAACAAGGAGTTGAATGGGCTCGATGACTTTAAGGGCCTCAAGATGCGCATGCCCGGGCTCGGCGGTGAAGTTCTGCGTCGTCTGGGTGCCGCGGCCGTATCGCTGCCCGGCGGTGAGATCTTCCCGGCACTTCAGGCCGGTACGATCGACGCCACAGAGTGGGTCGGCCCGTGGAACGATCTTGCCTTCGGCTTCTACAAAGTGACCAAATACTATTACTGGCCAGGCTTCCACGAACCCGGCTCGGCCTTGTCGTTAGGCATCAATAAGGACGTGTGGGAAAGCTTGACCCCCGGCCAACGAATCCTGATCGAGTCCTGTGCAGCGGCGGTCAACGACATGGTGCTCGCCGAATTCAACGCTAAAAACAGCGATGCGCTGGCGACGCTTGTCAACGAACACAACGTGCAAGTGCGGCGCATACCGAACGACATACTCAACGCGATCGGCGAAAAATCGGGCGAAGTGGTGGCGGAGGCCGCCAGTGAAGATCCGATGACCATGAAGGTGTACCAGAGCTTCATCAACTTCCGCAAAAAGGCGATCGCCTACTCTAAGCTGTCCGACCAGGCTTACTGGGAAGCACGCCAGCTGCCGTTCAAATACGGGTGA
- a CDS encoding arginyltransferase, translated as MTYPGAIHRDSGEEVKRQSLTADRLDFLFTTRPLPCPYLPEKIERKIVVALADDRAGKDYKRLISAGYRRSGSIAYRHACPTCRACVPVRLPIADFTPSKSLRRVARANNDLDVRILPPEARADHFDLFTRYQDGRHGGGEMADMDYAEYLGLIEDSPVTTRIAEFRDSRGVLLAACLFDELADSLSAVYTFFEPCMNKRSLGSFMILWLVKHGQENGKSDLYLGYWIGECAKMAYKARFRPLEMLDRGVWRRML; from the coding sequence ATGACCTATCCGGGGGCAATCCACCGCGACAGTGGCGAGGAAGTTAAGCGTCAAAGCTTGACGGCGGACCGGCTCGACTTTCTGTTCACCACGAGGCCGCTGCCCTGCCCCTATTTGCCGGAGAAAATTGAGCGCAAAATTGTCGTCGCACTGGCCGACGACCGCGCCGGCAAAGATTATAAGCGCCTAATCAGCGCCGGGTATCGCCGCAGCGGCTCTATCGCCTATCGCCACGCCTGCCCAACCTGCCGCGCCTGCGTACCGGTGCGCCTGCCGATTGCCGACTTCACGCCGAGCAAATCCTTACGCCGGGTGGCCCGCGCCAACAACGACCTCGATGTCCGAATTCTTCCGCCCGAAGCAAGGGCCGATCATTTTGATCTGTTCACGCGCTATCAGGATGGGCGTCATGGCGGCGGTGAAATGGCGGACATGGATTATGCCGAATATCTCGGGCTTATTGAGGACAGCCCAGTCACCACGCGTATCGCGGAATTTCGTGACTCCCGTGGTGTATTGCTCGCGGCCTGCCTATTCGACGAATTGGCGGATTCGCTGTCCGCCGTTTACACATTTTTCGAGCCTTGCATGAACAAACGGAGCCTCGGAAGCTTTATGATACTTTGGCTTGTTAAGCACGGCCAGGAGAACGGCAAAAGCGACCTTTATCTCGGATATTGGATCGGGGAATGCGCCAAAATGGCTTACAAAGCACGCTTTCGCCCCTTGGAGATGCTTGACCGAGGCGTGTGGCGGCGCATGCTGTAA